A genomic stretch from Petrimonas mucosa includes:
- a CDS encoding dihydrolipoamide acetyltransferase family protein, producing the protein MRYIFNFPDIGEGLEEGTILEWYVTKGQTVSTGDPLVKMETDKVVADIPSPKTGTIAARFGEVGDVVRVGSPLVEIEIEGVFAEAAQAEAKSGSVPEPEEKAETVVGTMEVASHSAILPASSEGVTGRPVVKQQSRHKVLSTPVARAMAKELGIDISEVHGTGPSGRVTKADIVNHKAFRKPESKPSLPLEADEVTYEPLSQIRKTIARNMILSKHNAAHMSLFEEVEISDLIRVRERYKDKYAAKGVKLTYLAFVVKAVVNALKQHRQLNSQIDMENDRMIFNNRYNIGLAVDTPAGLVVPVVRDADRLSIFEIARRIGEISEKARNRELTLEDMKGGTFTITNFGSIGGIFGTPVINYPQAAILGVGRIRKSPVVKGDDVVAGHLMALSVSVDHRIVDGGEVTRFVNKVISYLADPMELLMEV; encoded by the coding sequence ATGAGATATATTTTTAATTTCCCCGATATCGGGGAGGGGCTCGAGGAGGGAACAATCCTGGAGTGGTACGTGACCAAGGGTCAGACTGTAAGCACGGGTGATCCCCTGGTGAAGATGGAGACCGACAAGGTGGTGGCCGATATCCCGTCGCCGAAAACAGGTACGATTGCAGCCCGGTTTGGCGAGGTGGGCGACGTGGTCAGGGTGGGCAGCCCGTTGGTCGAGATCGAGATCGAGGGGGTATTTGCGGAGGCGGCACAGGCCGAGGCGAAAAGTGGATCTGTTCCTGAACCTGAAGAGAAGGCCGAGACGGTAGTGGGAACGATGGAGGTGGCATCCCATTCAGCAATTCTGCCAGCCAGCAGCGAAGGGGTGACCGGCAGACCGGTCGTCAAGCAGCAATCGCGCCACAAGGTGCTCTCCACGCCTGTTGCCCGGGCCATGGCCAAGGAGCTGGGCATCGACATAAGCGAGGTGCACGGAACCGGTCCCTCCGGAAGGGTCACCAAAGCAGATATCGTCAACCACAAGGCCTTCAGGAAACCTGAATCGAAACCTTCACTGCCGTTGGAAGCGGACGAGGTGACCTATGAACCTCTTTCCCAGATACGGAAGACGATTGCCCGGAACATGATCCTGTCGAAGCATAACGCGGCACACATGTCGCTGTTCGAAGAGGTGGAGATATCCGATCTGATAAGGGTACGGGAGAGATACAAGGATAAATATGCCGCCAAAGGGGTTAAGCTGACCTATCTGGCCTTTGTCGTGAAGGCGGTGGTCAATGCCCTGAAGCAGCACCGGCAACTCAATTCCCAGATCGACATGGAGAATGACAGGATGATATTCAATAACCGCTACAATATCGGACTGGCGGTGGATACCCCTGCCGGGCTTGTGGTTCCGGTAGTCCGGGATGCCGACCGGCTCTCCATCTTTGAAATTGCCAGACGGATCGGCGAGATATCGGAGAAGGCCCGGAACCGGGAGCTGACCCTGGAGGATATGAAGGGAGGCACCTTTACCATTACAAACTTTGGCTCTATCGGCGGCATTTTCGGCACACCGGTGATCAACTACCCGCAGGCGGCCATCCTGGGGGTGGGCCGGATACGGAAGAGTCCCGTCGTGAAAGGAGATGACGTGGTTGCCGGTCATCTCATGGCATTGTCGGTATCGGTCGACCACCGCATTGTAGACGGAGGAGAGGTTACCCGGTTCGTCAACAAGGTGATAAGCTATCTTGCCGATCCCATGGAACTGCTGATGGAGGTGTAA
- a CDS encoding mechanosensitive ion channel family protein, whose protein sequence is MIQDEMEQLKDNVASDRVESFSQQVTNLISGWSKDFLHGTGVPDTYIGVINSIFLSVILVVLVYVMQTMLRKLITVILNKAVKINRLTISRHLINNKFPKYLAMIIPISIIKGAIPIIFNDFPVAMRLSLKVFDLFFVFYFMWLSVSVINAFTDTLKTKDNFKDKPVESFGQLIRIFVYAIGAIVIISLFIGKTPTTILAGLGAASAILLLIFKDTILGLVASIQVSSNDMVRIGDWITMPKYGVDGDVIKINLTTVKILNFDKTITTIPPYSLVTEAFQNWRGMTEAGGRRIKRAINIKQSTIHYVNEEELEHFRKIQLLSGYIDERKQIIDSFNDATGADRSLPLNGRNFTNMGLFRKYVELYLKNHPQVHQELLLLVRQLAPTAQGLPLELYLFTATTSWTEYENIMSDIFDHVTAAVPYFGLEIFEDVSNPLRMCSAKTDTEKMPVPVKK, encoded by the coding sequence ATGATACAAGACGAAATGGAACAATTGAAAGACAACGTAGCCAGTGACAGGGTAGAGAGTTTTTCGCAGCAAGTAACGAACCTGATCAGCGGTTGGTCGAAGGATTTTCTTCACGGTACAGGCGTCCCGGACACCTACATTGGGGTTATCAACTCTATCTTCCTGTCTGTCATTCTCGTTGTACTCGTGTATGTGATGCAAACGATGTTGCGCAAGCTTATTACGGTTATTCTCAACAAAGCCGTAAAAATAAACCGTCTGACCATCAGCCGCCACTTGATAAACAACAAGTTCCCGAAGTACTTGGCGATGATCATCCCCATCAGCATAATCAAAGGAGCTATTCCAATTATCTTTAACGATTTTCCTGTTGCGATGAGGCTTTCGCTCAAAGTGTTCGACCTGTTTTTTGTCTTTTATTTCATGTGGTTGAGCGTGTCGGTTATTAATGCGTTCACAGACACCCTTAAAACAAAAGACAACTTTAAGGATAAACCGGTGGAAAGTTTCGGACAACTCATCCGGATATTTGTCTACGCCATTGGCGCCATCGTCATTATATCTCTTTTTATCGGAAAAACCCCAACCACTATCCTGGCTGGCCTGGGTGCGGCATCAGCCATATTACTGTTGATTTTTAAGGATACCATTCTGGGCCTTGTGGCGAGTATCCAGGTGTCTTCCAACGACATGGTCCGCATCGGTGACTGGATAACCATGCCCAAGTACGGTGTGGACGGCGACGTGATCAAAATAAACCTTACAACCGTTAAGATCCTGAACTTCGATAAAACCATCACCACTATTCCTCCATACTCTCTAGTTACGGAGGCATTTCAAAACTGGCGCGGGATGACTGAAGCGGGTGGCCGGCGTATCAAGAGAGCCATAAACATAAAACAATCCACCATCCATTATGTAAACGAGGAGGAGCTGGAGCATTTCAGAAAAATACAACTTCTTTCAGGCTATATCGATGAGCGAAAACAAATTATCGATTCGTTCAACGACGCAACGGGTGCTGACAGAAGCCTTCCCCTGAACGGTCGGAATTTTACCAACATGGGCCTTTTTAGAAAATACGTGGAGTTGTATCTGAAAAACCATCCCCAGGTACATCAGGAACTCTTGCTTTTGGTACGCCAGCTGGCTCCTACCGCCCAGGGACTGCCGCTGGAACTTTATCTTTTTACGGCGACTACCAGCTGGACGGAATATGAGAACATCATGTCGGATATTTTCGATCACGTAACGGCGGCTGTCCCCTATTTCGGTCTGGAAATTTTTGAGGATGTATCCAATCCCTTACGGATG
- the lpdA gene encoding dihydrolipoyl dehydrogenase translates to MDYDVLIIGAGPAGYVAAIRAGQVGLKVAVVERRYIGGMCLNWGCIPTKVLLESARRFHKLKEIAEFGIDGVVVDKLAFNWEKVKGRSKRITRKLTAGVNFLLKKNGVELIDGVARIGTDRSVWVGDRRITAGQIIIATGSRPKPMGDAFLDAPVVEMERLFEQESFPENIVVTGNHVSTVEMAQFFRLIGRRVTLVTNSNYFLDGLDAYLVEEVTRRLASDKIELIKEGYPEKYAEGHLVVGDKKIKCELIVNCNSRKAVIPESEAPLQLTDRGFIKTDDRFRTNIDGLYAIGDVTGKSFLAHMASAQGIHVINTIKGIDAHFDYSTYPINIYTTPEVAQIGMTEERIREEGYEYKISEFPLSANGKALIENNTEGFIRLLSEKRYGEVLGVQIVAENATDMIAEAGAYLKGEATVYDVANTIHAHPTVSEIFFEAGFDAMDRAIHK, encoded by the coding sequence ATGGATTATGACGTTTTGATAATCGGTGCCGGTCCTGCCGGATATGTTGCCGCCATCAGGGCGGGTCAGGTCGGTCTCAAGGTCGCTGTCGTGGAGAGACGGTATATCGGGGGCATGTGTCTCAACTGGGGCTGTATACCCACAAAGGTGCTGCTCGAGAGCGCAAGACGGTTCCACAAGCTGAAGGAGATTGCCGAATTCGGCATTGACGGGGTAGTGGTCGACAAGCTGGCTTTTAACTGGGAGAAGGTGAAGGGGAGATCGAAACGGATTACCCGGAAGTTGACGGCGGGGGTAAATTTCCTGCTGAAGAAGAACGGCGTGGAGCTGATCGACGGTGTAGCCAGGATTGGAACGGACCGCTCGGTGTGGGTTGGCGACCGGAGGATCACTGCCGGGCAGATCATCATTGCGACCGGCTCAAGACCGAAACCGATGGGCGATGCCTTTCTCGATGCACCCGTCGTGGAGATGGAGAGGCTGTTTGAACAGGAGAGTTTTCCGGAAAATATCGTGGTTACCGGTAACCATGTCTCCACTGTAGAGATGGCCCAGTTCTTCCGGCTTATCGGCAGGAGGGTGACACTGGTGACCAACAGCAATTACTTCCTCGACGGGCTGGATGCTTATCTGGTTGAAGAGGTCACCAGAAGACTGGCCTCTGACAAGATCGAGCTGATCAAGGAGGGCTATCCTGAAAAATATGCGGAGGGGCACCTGGTTGTTGGCGACAAGAAGATCAAATGCGAACTGATTGTCAACTGCAATTCACGCAAGGCGGTTATTCCGGAGAGCGAAGCGCCGCTTCAGCTGACCGACCGGGGATTCATCAAGACGGACGACCGGTTCCGGACCAATATTGATGGCCTCTATGCCATTGGCGATGTGACCGGGAAGAGTTTTCTGGCGCATATGGCCTCTGCACAGGGGATCCACGTGATAAACACGATCAAGGGGATAGATGCCCATTTCGATTACTCCACCTATCCGATAAACATCTACACTACTCCCGAGGTCGCACAGATCGGGATGACGGAAGAGCGGATAAGGGAGGAGGGCTACGAGTATAAAATAAGCGAGTTCCCGCTCTCGGCCAACGGGAAGGCGTTAATTGAAAACAATACGGAAGGTTTCATCCGGTTGCTTTCCGAAAAGCGGTACGGAGAGGTGCTCGGGGTGCAGATTGTGGCGGAGAACGCAACCGACATGATTGCCGAGGCGGGCGCCTACCTGAAGGGAGAGGCTACGGTGTATGATGTGGCCAATACGATCCACGCCCATCCCACGGTTTCGGAGATCTTTTTTGAAGCCGGATTCGATGCCATGGATAGAGCTATCCACAAATAA
- a CDS encoding rhodanese-like domain-containing protein, with translation MSQTVQSLSPAAFKAVIADKSVQLVDVRTAQEYAQGTIEHALLMDVSSVDFEQEIEKLDSSSPVAVFCHSGVRSLYAATVLAERGFPAIYNLTGGIINWQ, from the coding sequence ATGTCACAAACTGTACAATCACTCTCCCCCGCGGCGTTCAAAGCGGTCATTGCAGACAAGAGCGTTCAGCTGGTTGATGTCCGCACCGCCCAGGAATATGCCCAGGGTACCATTGAGCATGCCCTGCTGATGGATGTATCCTCAGTAGATTTTGAACAGGAGATCGAAAAACTGGACAGCAGCTCTCCCGTTGCGGTTTTCTGCCATAGCGGTGTACGTAGCCTCTATGCCGCCACGGTACTGGCGGAGAGAGGATTTCCCGCCATCTACAACCTGACAGGCGGGATCATCAACTGGCAATAG
- a CDS encoding peptidase U32 family protein: MMRPRAIELLAPAKNKEIGKEAILHGADAVYIGVAGFSARMAAGNSVGEIAELVEFAHGYNARVYAALNTIIYEHELPQVERVIRELYRINTDALIIQDMGILQLDLPPIPLHASTQTDNRTVEKVKFLEKAGFTQVVLARELSLAEIATISAETEVVLEAFVHGALCVSYSGQCYISHAITGRSANRGECAQICRLPFDLQDADGRIIQKNRHLLSLKDLNRYDNLEQLLDAGVSSLKIEGRLKDVVYVKNVVAAYRQRLDTIFSRRPEYVRASSGSSEIRFTPNLSKSFNRGFTSYFLNGRQRDIGSPDSPKSIGEFLGEVESHNRNCFSLKRAPLIHNGDGLCYLDKNGLNGFRVNRSEGRRIFPAVMPELSIGTKIYRNYDHQFESLLSQKTATRKIGAEIILREISFGFALQISDEEHCSYTCSVPFEKVAATKPQQENIRIQLSKTGETLFAIKNVKIQFSEEWFIPSSLLGEWRKRLVAGLLSARKINYRQRLSPLRPTTEPFPEKSVTYLGNVSNSKSRSFYIQHRSDVFQPAFEQVQQKNVPLMFTRHCIKYAMGWCPRETKERSGFREPYYLVTRQNRLKLTFDCRKCEMLVSLEDRQVATTTNP, encoded by the coding sequence ATGATGAGACCACGTGCCATAGAGTTGCTGGCTCCGGCCAAGAATAAGGAGATTGGGAAGGAGGCCATTCTGCATGGTGCCGATGCGGTCTATATCGGCGTTGCCGGTTTCAGTGCACGGATGGCGGCAGGAAACAGCGTCGGGGAGATTGCCGAGCTGGTGGAGTTTGCCCACGGTTACAATGCCCGCGTATATGCTGCACTGAACACCATCATTTACGAACATGAGCTCCCGCAGGTGGAGAGAGTGATCCGGGAACTCTATCGCATCAATACCGATGCCCTGATCATACAGGACATGGGTATCCTGCAGCTCGACCTGCCCCCAATTCCACTCCACGCCAGTACCCAGACCGACAACCGTACGGTTGAGAAGGTGAAGTTTCTGGAGAAGGCCGGATTCACGCAGGTGGTACTTGCCCGGGAGCTATCACTGGCGGAGATTGCCACGATCTCGGCAGAAACCGAAGTGGTGCTCGAGGCGTTTGTACACGGTGCGTTATGTGTCTCCTACAGCGGTCAATGCTACATCAGCCACGCCATTACTGGCCGTAGTGCAAACCGGGGGGAGTGTGCCCAGATCTGCCGTCTCCCTTTCGATCTGCAGGATGCCGACGGACGCATCATCCAGAAAAATAGACACCTGCTCTCCCTGAAAGATCTTAATCGTTACGACAACCTGGAACAGTTGCTGGATGCCGGAGTTTCGTCGCTCAAAATTGAGGGAAGACTGAAGGATGTTGTCTATGTCAAGAATGTGGTGGCTGCCTACCGACAGCGACTCGACACCATCTTCAGCAGGCGGCCGGAATATGTACGGGCCTCATCGGGCAGCAGCGAGATCCGCTTCACGCCCAATCTGTCGAAAAGTTTCAACCGGGGTTTCACCTCCTATTTTCTCAACGGCAGGCAGCGCGACATCGGTTCGCCCGACTCCCCAAAATCGATCGGTGAGTTTTTAGGAGAGGTGGAGTCTCATAACCGGAACTGTTTCTCATTGAAGAGAGCACCCCTGATCCATAACGGCGACGGATTGTGCTATCTGGACAAAAATGGCCTGAACGGCTTTCGTGTAAACCGATCGGAAGGCAGGAGAATATTTCCGGCCGTGATGCCGGAACTCTCCATCGGCACAAAAATATACCGGAACTACGATCACCAATTCGAAAGCCTCTTAAGCCAGAAAACGGCCACCAGGAAGATCGGGGCAGAGATTATTCTCCGGGAGATCTCGTTCGGATTTGCATTGCAAATCTCGGATGAGGAGCACTGTTCCTATACATGTTCGGTGCCATTTGAAAAAGTGGCCGCAACGAAACCGCAACAGGAGAACATCCGCATCCAGCTCTCCAAAACCGGAGAGACCCTGTTCGCCATCAAAAACGTGAAGATCCAATTTTCGGAAGAGTGGTTCATCCCCTCGTCGTTGCTGGGAGAATGGCGAAAGAGACTGGTTGCAGGATTGCTGTCGGCCAGGAAGATCAACTACAGGCAGCGGCTCAGTCCCCTCCGACCAACTACAGAGCCCTTTCCTGAAAAAAGCGTGACATACCTGGGCAACGTCTCCAACTCAAAGAGCCGCTCTTTTTACATACAACACCGGAGTGATGTTTTTCAGCCCGCCTTTGAACAAGTTCAGCAGAAAAACGTTCCACTCATGTTCACCAGACATTGCATCAAGTACGCGATGGGCTGGTGTCCTCGCGAAACAAAAGAGAGGTCAGGTTTCCGCGAGCCCTACTACCTGGTAACCCGGCAGAACCGGCTGAAACTTACGTTCGATTGCCGAAAATGCGAGATGCTGGTTTCGCTTGAAGATCGGCAGGTAGCAACCACAACAAACCCATAA
- the metA gene encoding homoserine O-acetyltransferase MetA translates to MPVNLPDNLPAIEILRKEHIFVMSDLRASTQDIRPLRILILNLMPLKITTETDLVRLLSNSPLQIEIEFLGLKSHTPKNTPIEHLKTFYKTFEEVEECFYDGFIVTGAPVELLPFEEVRYWKELTGIFDWARKHVTSTFYICWAGQAAMHHFYGIQKYPLEKKMFGVFSHTVNDKSFPLFRGFDDQFYAPHSRHTTVSAEEISRQPELTILSQSEEAGVYIVASRGGREFYVTGHSEYSPLTLHNEYLRDKQKGLESVELPKNYYQDNDPEKEPVVRWRSHANLLFINWLNYFVYQETPFELEKISELGELS, encoded by the coding sequence ATGCCCGTAAATTTACCAGATAATCTCCCTGCAATTGAGATCCTGCGGAAAGAGCATATTTTTGTGATGAGCGACCTGCGTGCCTCCACACAGGATATCCGACCGTTGAGGATACTGATCCTCAACCTCATGCCGCTCAAGATAACCACCGAGACCGATCTGGTCAGACTCCTGTCCAATTCACCGTTGCAGATCGAGATAGAGTTCCTGGGATTGAAGTCCCACACCCCCAAGAACACCCCCATCGAACACCTGAAAACATTCTACAAGACGTTTGAGGAGGTGGAGGAGTGTTTTTACGACGGTTTTATCGTTACCGGGGCTCCGGTGGAGCTGTTGCCGTTTGAAGAGGTCCGTTACTGGAAAGAGCTGACCGGGATTTTCGATTGGGCACGCAAGCATGTCACCTCCACCTTCTACATCTGCTGGGCCGGCCAGGCAGCCATGCACCATTTCTACGGCATCCAGAAGTATCCGCTGGAGAAAAAGATGTTTGGCGTATTTTCACACACCGTAAACGACAAGTCGTTTCCGCTTTTCCGTGGGTTCGACGACCAGTTTTATGCTCCACACAGCCGCCACACAACGGTTTCTGCCGAAGAGATATCCCGGCAACCGGAGTTGACCATCCTCTCCCAGTCGGAAGAGGCTGGAGTCTACATTGTAGCTTCACGCGGCGGCCGCGAGTTCTATGTTACCGGCCACTCCGAATACTCCCCGCTCACGCTTCATAACGAATATCTCCGCGACAAGCAGAAGGGACTTGAATCGGTGGAACTTCCCAAGAACTACTATCAAGACAACGACCCGGAGAAAGAGCCGGTAGTCCGCTGGAGAAGCCACGCAAATCTTTTGTTTATAAATTGGCTGAACTACTTTGTATATCAGGAAACTCCGTTCGAACTTGAAAAGATAAGCGAGCTGGGTGAGCTATCCTAG
- the pyrI gene encoding aspartate carbamoyltransferase regulatory subunit: MGKELQVAALKNGTAIDHIPTEELFKVVTLLQLQKLGNRITIGNNLKSNKMGVKGIIKVSDKFFREDEINRIALIAPNVNLNIIRDYEVIEKKKVTLPDEIIEIVRCNNPKCITNNEPMKTRFEVVDKERVVLQCHYCELKITKEEIELK, encoded by the coding sequence ATGGGAAAAGAATTACAAGTAGCAGCGCTAAAAAACGGAACGGCAATCGACCATATCCCCACCGAAGAGCTGTTCAAGGTGGTGACCCTGCTCCAGCTGCAAAAGCTGGGGAACCGGATCACCATCGGCAACAACTTGAAAAGCAACAAGATGGGAGTCAAGGGAATCATCAAGGTTTCCGATAAGTTTTTCAGGGAGGATGAGATAAACCGCATCGCACTGATTGCACCGAACGTCAATCTGAACATTATCCGGGATTATGAAGTTATCGAGAAGAAGAAGGTGACTCTTCCCGACGAGATCATCGAGATTGTAAGATGCAACAATCCGAAATGCATCACAAACAACGAACCGATGAAAACCCGTTTCGAAGTGGTGGACAAGGAGCGTGTGGTGCTGCAGTGCCACTACTGCGAGCTGAAGATCACGAAAGAGGAGATCGAACTGAAGTAA
- a CDS encoding saccharopine dehydrogenase family protein — protein sequence MGKVLIIGAGGVGTVVANKVAQNSRIFTDIMLASRTKSKCDAIAEDVKRRTGVTIRTAQVDADNVPELTALFNMFKPELVINVALPYQDLTIMDACLACGVNYLDTANYEPKDEAKFEYKWQWAYQERFREAGLTAILGCGFDPGVTSIFTAYAAKHHFDEIHYLDIVDCNAGDHGKAFATNFNPEINIREVTQKGKYWENGQWVETEPHEIHKPLTYPNIGPKESYLIYHEELESLVKNFPTLKRARFWMTFGQEYLTHLRVIQNIGMARIDEVEYNGQKIVPIQFLKAVLPDPGELGENYTGETSIGCRIRGIKDGKERTYYIYNNCSHQAAYEETGAQGVSYTTGVPATIGAMMFMQGIWKKPGVFNVEEFDPDPFMEQLNKQGLPWHELFDVDLEL from the coding sequence ATGGGAAAAGTATTGATTATCGGTGCAGGCGGCGTAGGCACTGTTGTTGCAAACAAGGTAGCCCAGAACAGCCGGATTTTCACGGATATTATGCTGGCAAGCCGCACAAAGAGCAAGTGTGATGCCATTGCTGAAGATGTTAAACGGAGGACGGGCGTTACGATCAGGACAGCTCAGGTGGATGCCGACAACGTGCCGGAACTGACAGCACTCTTCAACATGTTCAAGCCGGAACTGGTTATAAACGTAGCGCTGCCCTACCAGGACCTGACCATCATGGACGCCTGCCTGGCATGCGGCGTCAACTATCTGGACACGGCCAACTATGAACCCAAGGATGAAGCCAAGTTCGAATATAAATGGCAGTGGGCCTATCAGGAGAGATTCCGCGAAGCTGGGCTGACAGCCATTCTCGGTTGCGGATTTGATCCGGGCGTAACCAGCATTTTTACTGCATACGCCGCCAAGCATCACTTCGACGAGATCCACTACCTCGATATAGTGGACTGCAACGCGGGCGACCATGGCAAAGCTTTCGCCACCAACTTCAACCCCGAAATAAACATCCGTGAGGTGACCCAGAAAGGGAAATACTGGGAAAACGGTCAATGGGTTGAAACCGAGCCGCACGAAATCCACAAGCCGCTCACCTACCCCAATATCGGGCCCAAGGAGTCCTACCTCATCTATCACGAGGAGCTGGAATCGCTTGTCAAGAACTTCCCCACCCTCAAACGTGCCCGTTTCTGGATGACCTTCGGCCAGGAGTACCTGACCCACCTGCGTGTAATCCAGAATATCGGGATGGCACGTATCGACGAAGTGGAGTATAACGGACAGAAGATCGTGCCGATCCAGTTTCTCAAGGCGGTCCTCCCCGATCCGGGTGAACTGGGAGAGAACTATACCGGCGAGACATCCATCGGCTGCCGCATCCGCGGAATCAAGGATGGCAAGGAGCGGACCTACTACATCTACAACAACTGCAGCCACCAGGCCGCCTATGAAGAGACAGGCGCCCAGGGTGTAAGCTACACCACAGGTGTTCCGGCAACCATCGGTGCAATGATGTTCATGCAGGGAATCTGGAAAAAGCCAGGCGTCTTCAACGTGGAGGAGTTTGATCCCGATCCGTTCATGGAACAGCTCAACAAGCAGGGATTGCCCTGGCATGAACTGTTCGACGTGGATCTGGAATTATGA
- the pyrB gene encoding aspartate carbamoyltransferase, with amino-acid sequence MKTKSLVSISDYSKEDILRILKAAATFKARPNRDLLKGRVCATLFFEPSTRTRLSFETAVNRLRGRIVGFSDASTSSSTKGESLKDTIMMVGNYADLIIMRHHLEGSARYASEVSPVPIINAGDGSNQHPTQTMLDLFTIYETQGRMENLTVTIVGDLKYGRAVHSLIQGLSHFNPSFNFVAPDELKIPDKYKTFCDKLKIPYREFTEFSPEAVNSADILYMTRVQRERFTDLMEYEKVKNIYVLHNEMLNGSKENLKVLHPLPRVKEISQDVDDNPKAYYFQQAENGVYTRQAIICDLLDIPME; translated from the coding sequence ATGAAAACCAAGAGTTTAGTCTCCATCAGCGACTACAGCAAGGAGGATATTCTGAGAATACTGAAAGCAGCTGCAACGTTCAAGGCAAGACCCAACCGCGATCTATTAAAAGGGAGGGTGTGCGCCACGCTATTCTTCGAACCTTCCACTCGTACACGTTTAAGTTTCGAGACGGCTGTAAACCGCCTCAGGGGAAGGATTGTCGGGTTTTCAGATGCGTCCACCAGCAGCTCAACCAAAGGGGAGTCGCTGAAAGATACCATCATGATGGTGGGCAACTATGCCGATCTTATCATCATGCGGCACCACCTGGAGGGGTCGGCCCGCTATGCGTCGGAAGTATCACCGGTGCCGATCATCAATGCCGGCGACGGCTCCAACCAGCACCCTACGCAGACCATGCTCGACCTCTTCACCATCTACGAGACGCAAGGGAGAATGGAAAACCTCACCGTCACTATAGTAGGCGACCTGAAATATGGTCGTGCCGTTCACTCGCTGATCCAGGGGCTGTCGCACTTCAACCCCTCGTTCAATTTTGTGGCGCCAGACGAGTTGAAGATTCCGGATAAATATAAAACCTTCTGCGACAAGCTGAAGATCCCCTACAGGGAGTTCACCGAATTTTCGCCAGAAGCGGTCAATTCTGCCGATATCCTCTACATGACCAGGGTGCAACGTGAGCGGTTTACCGACCTGATGGAGTACGAGAAGGTAAAAAACATCTACGTTCTGCACAATGAGATGCTGAACGGATCAAAGGAGAACCTGAAGGTGCTCCATCCACTTCCCCGTGTGAAAGAGATCAGCCAGGACGTTGACGACAATCCCAAGGCATACTATTTTCAGCAGGCCGAAAATGGTGTCTATACACGTCAGGCGATCATCTGCGACTTACTGGACATTCCAATGGAGTGA
- a CDS encoding flavin reductase family protein gives MKHNWKPGTLIYPLPAAMISCGSHPEEYNIITVSWLGTLCTNPPICYISVRPERHSYEIIRRNMEFVINLTTEALARATDWCGVRSGKDYNKFQEMGLTPGKAVAVSAPIIDESPLSIECRVKEIIALGSHDMFIADVVNVQADDRYFDAETGKFDMEKARLLAYSHGNYYGLGEHIGKFGWSVRKK, from the coding sequence ATGAAACATAACTGGAAACCGGGAACGCTGATCTATCCCCTTCCCGCAGCGATGATATCCTGCGGCAGCCATCCCGAAGAGTACAATATAATCACAGTTAGCTGGCTCGGTACACTTTGTACCAATCCGCCAATCTGTTACATCTCTGTCCGGCCCGAACGGCACTCCTACGAAATCATCAGACGGAACATGGAGTTTGTGATCAACCTCACCACCGAAGCGCTTGCCCGTGCCACCGACTGGTGCGGAGTACGCTCGGGAAAGGATTACAACAAGTTCCAGGAGATGGGATTGACGCCAGGCAAAGCTGTGGCGGTAAGTGCCCCCATCATCGATGAGTCTCCGCTCTCCATCGAGTGCCGCGTAAAGGAGATCATCGCACTCGGTTCGCACGACATGTTTATTGCCGATGTAGTCAACGTACAGGCTGACGACAGATACTTTGATGCCGAAACCGGAAAATTCGACATGGAAAAGGCGAGACTCCTGGCCTACTCGCACGGCAACTATTACGGCTTGGGCGAGCATATCGGAAAATTCGGATGGAGTGTAAGAAAAAAATAG